CCCCACGGGGATCACCCGCGGGTCCTGCCGGGCCAGGTCGTGCAGCCACCGGTTCAGCGGCCGCGCGATGCCGGCCTTGTGGGAGTAGATCAGCAAGAAGACGCGGCCGGCGCCGCTGCGGGCCACCTCGTCCAGGATGGCCGCGGCGTCAGGCGGCTTGGGTATCTTCCAGCCGACGTCGTCGAACCACGCGTAGATCGCCCGGAGCATCCTCTCCGGGAACGCGTGGACGTGCGCGTCGATCAAGCGCGGCGGGGCACGGCTCCGATGACCATCAGGCGCAGGTCGCCCGGGCCGGGGTTGTGGATCGAATGGGCCTCGCCGGTGCGCGTGAGTTGCGCGTCGCCGCGCCGCAGCACCACCTCGACCTCGCGATCGCCGCGCAGGATCTTCAGTTGCGCCGTGCCCTCCAGGATGTAGAGGATTTCCTCGGTCACGTGGCCGTGGACCCCCACCGCCGCGCCCGCCGGCAGGGTGGTGTCGTGAATCAGCGTGATGCCGCTCCGCAGCAGGCCCTCGGCCGTCTCGGGCTCTTCGCTGAACAGCCAGCGGACGTAGGTCGTGCCCAGCCCGCCGTCGGGGCCCTCGAAATCGGGATTCGGATGCGCCGGGCTGTACGCCACGCGCGCCATCTGCTCGGCGCGCTTGACGACCGTGTTTCCCGAGATATCACCCTCGTACACGCGCGCCCGGCCGTTGTGGAACTGGTCGCCGTGGCTGAACTCCGCGCGCTCGCGCGACACCACCGCCTGCTTGTAGGCCGCCATGCCGAGTCCGAAGCCGATTGCCGTGCCGATCAACTGCCACATCGTGCATCCTCCCCGTTAGTTGGCATCATTAGAGCACAACTGCCTAAAATGGCTCCCATGTTAGCCGCCCTCGTCGCCGCCACCCTCCAGTCCGCCGCCGTGCCGGCGCCTCCCCGGGTCGCCCCCGAGGGCGACGCCTTGCGCCTGGCCGCGACCGCGGCATTCCCCAACGGGGTGGCCGCCGGGGACGTGTCGCAGGACTCGGCGGTGCTTTGGGCGCGCTTTTCGGGCACCGGCAACGTGCGCTTCGAGTACGGCACGGATCCGGCTTTTCACAGCGCCGCCAGCACGCCCCCCGTGCCGGTCGCGGACTCCGCCCAGCCGGCAAAGGCCGGGATCACCGGCCTCCGGCCGGGCACGCAATACTACTACCGGGCCGTTTCCCCTGGCGGCGCCTACTCCGCCGGCAGCTTCCGCACGCCGGCGGCTCCCGGCGAACGCACGGGCCGCCTGCGATTCGGGGTGTCCGGCGACTGGGATACCGGGCTGGCACCGTTTCCAGCCGTGCGAAACGTCGCCTCGCGGGACCTGGATTGCTTCGTCGCCCTTGGCGACGCCGTGTACGCCGATCACGCGACCCCGGCCCTGCCGCGCGTGGCCGTCACCCTCGAGGAGTACCGCACCAAGCACCTCGAGAGCCTGATCCCGTACCAGGGCCTGAACGTCTGGCCCGCGATCCGCGCCAGCACACCGTTCTACGCCATGATCGACGATCACGAGGTCGTGGACGATTTCGCGGGCGGCGCGCCCGCGGCCTCCGATCCCCGCTTCTCGGCCGGCAGCGGCGAGGTCAACGAAACGCCGCGCTACCGGGCGGGCGTGCAGGCGTTCCACGAGTACATGCCCATCCGCCACGAGGTCTGGCCGGCCGCCGCGGGCCCCCGCATGAGCGGCAAGCCCCGGCTGTACCGCCATCGCACGTTCGGCGGCGACGCGGCCTTCATGCTCCTGGACGCCCGCAGCTTCCGCGACGCGAAGGTCAACCGGGTCCTGACGCGGGACCTGTGGGCGGCCGGGACCTTCCTGTTCAGCGCGGCCTGGCCCGGCCGCAGCCTGCTGGGGCGCCCGCAACTGCGGCAACTCGAGGACGATCTGCTGGCCGCCGAGCGCGCCGGCATCACGTGGAAGTTCGTGTTCGTGCCGCAGCCCATCCAGGCCTTCGGCGTGCTCGCCGCCGACGATCGCTTCGAGGGATACGCCGCCGAACGGACGGAATTGCTGAGCTTCATCCACGAGAATCGGCTGACGAACGTGGTGTTCGTGACCGCCGATTTCCACGGGCAGGTCGTCAACAACCTCACGTACAGCTGGTGGCCCCTCACGCCGGCCAACCACCCGGCCACGTGGGAGATCATCACGGGCCCCGTGGCCGTTGACTCGGTGCTCGGGCCGTCCATCGCCCGCATCGGCGCCCGCGCCGGGTTCATCCCACCGGACGCCATGGCCGAGTACTCCCGTAGCGACCGCGCCGGCAAGGACCGCATCATCCGCGCGTTCATCGACCGCCAGATCAAGGCCCAGTACCTCGATCCGGTAGGCCTCGACGGGTCGCCGGTTCCGGCCACGCTGGAGAGCGGGGAGTACGTCGCCGTGCACTACTTCGGCTGGACCGAGTTCGAGATCGCGGGACCCGACCTGGTGGTGACGACCTGGGGAATCGATGCCTACAACCGGGAGGATCTCGCGGCGAATCCCGGGCGAATCGCCGCCCTGGAACCGCAGATCGTCACGCGCTTCCGGGTACGGGCGGCCGGGAACTAGCCGGTGGCGGACCGCATCTTCATCTCGACGCTGCAGGCGTTTTGCCGCGCCGCGCGGCTGGCGGTCACCTTCA
The sequence above is drawn from the Candidatus Tanganyikabacteria bacterium genome and encodes:
- a CDS encoding alkaline phosphatase D family protein, whose amino-acid sequence is MLAALVAATLQSAAVPAPPRVAPEGDALRLAATAAFPNGVAAGDVSQDSAVLWARFSGTGNVRFEYGTDPAFHSAASTPPVPVADSAQPAKAGITGLRPGTQYYYRAVSPGGAYSAGSFRTPAAPGERTGRLRFGVSGDWDTGLAPFPAVRNVASRDLDCFVALGDAVYADHATPALPRVAVTLEEYRTKHLESLIPYQGLNVWPAIRASTPFYAMIDDHEVVDDFAGGAPAASDPRFSAGSGEVNETPRYRAGVQAFHEYMPIRHEVWPAAAGPRMSGKPRLYRHRTFGGDAAFMLLDARSFRDAKVNRVLTRDLWAAGTFLFSAAWPGRSLLGRPQLRQLEDDLLAAERAGITWKFVFVPQPIQAFGVLAADDRFEGYAAERTELLSFIHENRLTNVVFVTADFHGQVVNNLTYSWWPLTPANHPATWEIITGPVAVDSVLGPSIARIGARAGFIPPDAMAEYSRSDRAGKDRIIRAFIDRQIKAQYLDPVGLDGSPVPATLESGEYVAVHYFGWTEFEIAGPDLVVTTWGIDAYNREDLAANPGRIAALEPQIVTRFRVRAAGN
- a CDS encoding cupin domain-containing protein, with translation MWQLIGTAIGFGLGMAAYKQAVVSRERAEFSHGDQFHNGRARVYEGDISGNTVVKRAEQMARVAYSPAHPNPDFEGPDGGLGTTYVRWLFSEEPETAEGLLRSGITLIHDTTLPAGAAVGVHGHVTEEILYILEGTAQLKILRGDREVEVVLRRGDAQLTRTGEAHSIHNPGPGDLRLMVIGAVPRRA